The Chryseolinea soli genome contains a region encoding:
- a CDS encoding VOC family protein — translation MINGAHIIIYSKDPEADKLFFKDLGFPPVDVGHGWLIFGLPPSELAVHPGEKNNVHEFYLMVDDIEAFVQQMKVKNVPCGSVNDQGWGLLVELSLPGGGKLGVYQPRHARPEPMKVTRT, via the coding sequence ATGATCAACGGCGCCCACATTATCATCTACAGCAAAGACCCGGAAGCTGATAAGCTCTTCTTTAAAGACCTCGGCTTTCCCCCGGTTGATGTTGGCCACGGCTGGCTCATCTTCGGACTGCCGCCGTCAGAACTGGCGGTTCATCCAGGGGAGAAAAACAATGTTCACGAATTCTATTTGATGGTAGACGACATCGAAGCCTTTGTGCAGCAGATGAAGGTGAAGAACGTGCCTTGCGGGAGCGTTAACGACCAAGGGTGGGGACTGCTCGTGGAGTTGAGTCTTCCGGGGGGAGGTAAGTTGGGGGTTTATCAGCCGCGGCATGCGCGGCCTGAGCCGATGAAGGTTACTAGAACGTGA
- the hslV gene encoding ATP-dependent protease subunit HslV: MEKMHATTIIAVLHNGQVAIGGDGQATMGNTIAKSNVKKIRRLQDGKILAGFAGSTADAFTLIERFEEKLSAFGGNMKRAAIELAKDWRTDRFLRRLEAMLITASKDEILILSGTGDVLEPDNQVAAIGSGSMYAQSAALALRKHAPHLSAEEIVRESLNIAADICIYTNHNLVIEKL, encoded by the coding sequence ATCGCCGTTCTGCACAACGGACAAGTCGCCATTGGCGGCGACGGCCAGGCCACCATGGGTAACACCATCGCCAAGAGCAATGTCAAGAAAATCCGCCGTCTGCAAGACGGCAAGATCCTCGCAGGTTTTGCCGGTTCCACCGCCGATGCCTTCACGCTCATTGAGCGATTTGAAGAAAAGCTGAGCGCCTTTGGGGGCAATATGAAGCGCGCCGCCATCGAGCTTGCCAAAGACTGGCGCACCGATCGCTTCTTGCGCCGCCTCGAGGCGATGCTCATCACGGCAAGCAAAGATGAGATCCTGATCCTCTCGGGCACGGGCGATGTGCTGGAGCCGGATAACCAGGTTGCCGCCATTGGTTCGGGGTCGATGTATGCCCAATCGGCTGCGTTGGCTTTGAGGAAACATGCGCCGCATTTGAGCGCGGAGGAGATCGTGCGGGAAAGTCTGAATATTGCCGCGGATATCTGTATTTATACCAATCACAATTTGGTGATCGAAAAGTTGTAA